Proteins from a single region of Candidatus Rubrimentiphilum sp.:
- a CDS encoding APC family permease, protein MSDVRALRRVLGPWSVVAFGVTNQVGAGLFFVSTQVQQTAPGVGDLVPWLMLVGGALTFLTVIAYRYFFSHGLIGAGGEYVIVSRTVNPFVGFLVTFLAWFGMTGSLGTLAYAAPKFLATAFDAPFFSSDVGTLVTGLALLWIVWLVHVRGVRLAAAIAVLSMGVVVVVTAVVIVFGFGTSPQAFSAALTAHLHLSAAGITAQAPVHTVNWAAAFGTALPVLFFAYLGLSTATQTGDEAVDARRTLGRGVLIAVCIVTAIYVLFTFAIYHAVPWQVIAGLAAMKLTAYTTSTGLLGLVMPAWLASVVNLGVAFIMVKTFIPLFLAQSRWIYAWGKDGLVPDRFAQTHERYATPVLALTISALLASLSLVESLKLGYVFGVGVRVFSVMGVFFFVGLGMLLYSAKDRNRLVNAAVAIAIMAFALWFAISIAVTTHTQAWYLQPIVQTAIVAAAGVLIYRFRSQWSRPAPAAATPEP, encoded by the coding sequence ATGTCGGATGTTCGCGCGTTGCGGCGCGTGCTCGGCCCGTGGTCGGTGGTCGCGTTCGGCGTGACCAACCAAGTCGGCGCGGGACTCTTCTTCGTCTCGACGCAGGTTCAGCAAACCGCGCCGGGCGTCGGCGACCTTGTTCCCTGGCTCATGCTCGTCGGCGGAGCGCTCACGTTTCTGACCGTCATCGCGTACCGTTACTTCTTTTCGCACGGCTTGATCGGCGCGGGCGGCGAGTACGTGATCGTTTCGCGCACGGTAAACCCGTTCGTCGGGTTCTTGGTGACCTTTCTTGCGTGGTTCGGCATGACGGGCTCGCTCGGAACGCTCGCCTATGCCGCGCCGAAGTTTTTGGCAACCGCATTTGACGCGCCGTTTTTTTCTTCGGATGTCGGAACGCTCGTTACCGGCCTTGCCCTTTTGTGGATCGTTTGGCTGGTGCACGTGCGCGGCGTGCGTCTAGCGGCTGCGATTGCGGTGCTGTCGATGGGCGTCGTCGTCGTCGTAACGGCGGTCGTGATCGTCTTCGGTTTCGGTACCAGCCCGCAAGCGTTCTCGGCTGCGTTGACGGCGCACCTACACCTTTCGGCGGCCGGCATCACGGCGCAAGCACCCGTCCACACTGTGAATTGGGCGGCCGCGTTTGGAACCGCGCTGCCGGTTCTCTTCTTCGCGTACCTGGGACTATCGACCGCGACCCAAACCGGCGACGAGGCCGTCGACGCGCGCCGCACGTTAGGGCGCGGCGTGTTGATTGCGGTCTGCATCGTTACGGCGATCTACGTTCTGTTCACGTTCGCGATCTATCACGCCGTGCCGTGGCAAGTGATAGCGGGTCTGGCAGCCATGAAACTCACCGCCTACACGACGTCAACCGGACTGCTCGGGTTGGTCATGCCGGCTTGGCTCGCCTCGGTGGTAAATCTCGGCGTCGCCTTCATCATGGTCAAAACGTTCATCCCGCTTTTCCTGGCGCAGTCGCGCTGGATCTACGCGTGGGGCAAAGACGGCCTGGTACCCGACCGCTTCGCGCAAACGCACGAGCGGTATGCAACCCCGGTTCTGGCCTTAACGATCAGCGCGCTGCTCGCATCGCTCAGCCTGGTGGAGTCGCTGAAGCTCGGCTACGTCTTCGGCGTCGGCGTGCGCGTGTTTTCGGTAATGGGCGTCTTCTTTTTCGTCGGCTTGGGGATGCTGCTGTACTCCGCCAAGGATCGCAACCGGCTCGTGAACGCCGCCGTCGCCATCGCCATTATGGCTTTCGCGCTCTGGTTTGCCATCTCGATTGCCGTGACGACTCACACGCAAGCGTGGTACCTGCAACCGATCGTGCAGACGGCTATCGTCGCGGCGGCCGGCGTGCTTATCTATCGCTTCCGATCGCAATGGTCGCGTCCGGCGCCAGCAGCGGCAACTCCGGAACCATAA
- a CDS encoding MFS transporter: MLLTPPRGESRYFVLALFTISMVAGAMLYGGTGAIVPYVGGAFDLGHSQLGLIATALTLGGLFTVPLSGTLCDRFGDKAMLLEAGLLMGASMIAAAYFPNYFWLLACLFLYGAGYAASNPAGTHAILAFFSPTQRGLAMGIRQTGMPVGGALGGLLFAGVGSRYGYGGALIAGGVIVLVVCTASALLYRQPKELCGEHVAVSKLLEDIGHIGKDRRLILVTLASMLLVFTQTVFIVFFPITLVRGGGYSPEFAALIFAGGHLSAGAGRLVWGRLSDRRYGGNRTIPMAYCAIFGAGAAMLLSGIGHIGLWLICVAAVGLGFAGEGWFALSLLAMAEIGGKDHAGGALGFGTMWIYVAGAIAPIAIGLVIGTAGYAIAWQLAAAVALLAAVPALLATKALRVKAPA, encoded by the coding sequence ATGCTTTTGACGCCGCCTCGGGGGGAATCGCGCTACTTCGTTTTGGCGCTCTTCACGATCTCGATGGTTGCCGGCGCAATGCTGTACGGCGGAACGGGCGCCATCGTGCCGTACGTCGGTGGCGCCTTTGACTTGGGCCATTCGCAGCTCGGACTGATCGCGACTGCCCTCACGCTGGGCGGCCTGTTTACCGTTCCTTTAAGCGGAACGTTGTGCGATCGCTTCGGCGACAAAGCGATGCTGCTCGAAGCCGGCCTGCTGATGGGCGCCTCGATGATCGCCGCCGCGTATTTCCCGAATTATTTCTGGCTGCTCGCATGTCTGTTTCTCTATGGCGCCGGTTATGCGGCGAGCAATCCCGCAGGCACGCATGCGATCCTGGCGTTTTTTTCGCCGACGCAGCGCGGGCTGGCGATGGGAATCCGGCAAACGGGCATGCCGGTGGGCGGCGCGCTCGGCGGCCTGTTGTTTGCCGGCGTCGGATCGCGTTACGGGTACGGCGGCGCGCTGATCGCGGGCGGCGTAATCGTGCTCGTCGTTTGCACGGCTTCGGCGCTACTGTACCGTCAGCCCAAAGAGTTGTGCGGCGAACATGTTGCGGTCTCAAAGCTGCTCGAAGACATCGGGCACATCGGGAAAGATCGCCGCCTGATTCTGGTGACGCTTGCGTCGATGCTGCTCGTCTTCACGCAAACCGTGTTCATCGTCTTCTTTCCGATCACGCTAGTGCGCGGCGGCGGATACAGCCCGGAGTTTGCGGCGCTGATCTTTGCGGGCGGGCACTTGTCGGCGGGCGCGGGGCGGCTGGTTTGGGGCAGGCTGAGCGATCGGCGCTACGGAGGCAATCGAACCATACCGATGGCGTACTGCGCGATCTTCGGGGCGGGCGCGGCGATGCTGCTGAGCGGCATCGGTCACATCGGGCTATGGCTGATCTGCGTCGCCGCGGTCGGCTTAGGCTTCGCGGGCGAAGGCTGGTTCGCGTTGTCGCTTTTGGCCATGGCCGAAATCGGCGGCAAAGACCATGCCGGCGGCGCGCTCGGATTCGGAACGATGTGGATTTACGTCGCCGGCGCGATCGCGCCAATTGCTATCGGTCTGGTTATCGGTACGGCCGGTTACGCGATCGCCTGGCAATTGGCCGCGGCGGTCGCTCTGCTGGCAGCTGTGCCCGCACTCCTCGCTACAAAAGCGTTGCGAGTAAAAGCGCCGGCATAG
- a CDS encoding carotenoid biosynthesis protein, producing MNIRSIVMIAALLVIGVLDFGNLFHVSGSTNATLTLLAGLVFVVAHGSAAFGWRNIAAFIAITFVVSFTSEVIGVATGLVFGPYHYTDLLGPKLLGVPPLIQLGYLAVGYASMVMGRIILSLLAPVRQWAIFAAAVAGSFIMVSWDVAMDPYQSTVSGDWIWHTGGPYFGVPLHNYAGWFGTVFLFMLVYFIYASRYTEEPQPDATNNPTAFWSLPVVLYALFALGIIVTPLAGGIEYPYASPANYNGAPQVLGPSLSLIAIFVMGSPVVFALSRLLTKRSVDRTFVA from the coding sequence ATGAATATACGGTCCATCGTCATGATTGCCGCTCTGTTGGTGATCGGAGTCCTCGATTTCGGGAATCTCTTCCACGTAAGCGGGTCCACCAACGCTACGCTCACCCTATTGGCGGGCCTGGTCTTTGTGGTCGCGCACGGGTCGGCCGCGTTTGGTTGGCGCAATATCGCGGCCTTCATCGCAATCACCTTCGTCGTCAGCTTCACGTCCGAAGTTATCGGCGTGGCCACCGGACTCGTTTTCGGTCCCTACCATTATACAGACTTGCTGGGACCAAAATTGCTCGGCGTGCCGCCGCTGATCCAACTTGGGTATTTGGCAGTCGGATATGCGAGCATGGTGATGGGTCGCATCATTCTGTCGCTGCTCGCCCCGGTGAGGCAGTGGGCGATATTCGCCGCGGCCGTGGCCGGAAGTTTCATCATGGTGAGTTGGGACGTCGCGATGGATCCGTATCAATCCACCGTATCCGGCGACTGGATTTGGCATACCGGTGGGCCATACTTCGGAGTTCCGCTGCATAACTATGCCGGCTGGTTCGGAACCGTGTTCCTTTTCATGCTCGTGTACTTCATCTATGCGAGCCGCTATACGGAAGAGCCGCAACCCGACGCGACCAACAATCCCACGGCGTTCTGGAGTTTGCCGGTCGTCTTGTATGCGCTTTTCGCCCTAGGGATCATCGTCACGCCGCTGGCCGGCGGAATTGAGTATCCGTACGCTTCGCCGGCAAACTACAACGGCGCGCCGCAGGTGCTCGGACCGAGCCTTTCGCTGATCGCGATCTTCGTGATGGGCAGCCCGGTCGTCTTCGCGCTGTCCCGCTTGCTAACCAAGAGAAGCGTCGATCGGACGTTTGTCGCATGA
- a CDS encoding threonine synthase, which translates to MLSHLECPKCGARYDADKQQHLCSCGGPLLARYDLLAAAKTFTRENLARREPSLWRYGELLPLRNINHRISFGEVFTPMLALSAIGSEIGIGELFVKDEGLLPTGTFKARGAAVGVSRAQELGVSAFAMPTNGNAGGAWAAYGVLAGIEAYIVMAKNAPAINRLECSMMGAHLWLVDGSIADAGKIVAKAIAEHGLYDASTLKEPYRIEGKKTLGFELVEQFDWDVPDVILYPTGGGVGLIGIYKALRELQAMGLLDERMPRFVAVQAEGCAPIVRAWKEHKNESVLWPDSKTVAFGINVPKALGDFLVLEALYESGGAAIAVSDENILAMQRRIGAQEGLFVCPEGAATIVAAAELRRQGWIQPDDTVLAINTGTGLKYPDVMVPELPLLAPDATIAIGSDR; encoded by the coding sequence ATGCTCTCCCACCTCGAGTGCCCCAAGTGCGGAGCCCGATACGACGCCGACAAGCAGCAGCACCTGTGCAGCTGCGGCGGCCCGCTGCTGGCGCGGTACGATCTGCTGGCCGCCGCCAAGACGTTTACCCGCGAGAATCTCGCCCGGCGCGAACCGTCACTGTGGCGGTACGGCGAGTTGCTGCCGTTGCGCAACATCAACCACCGCATCAGTTTCGGCGAAGTCTTCACGCCGATGCTAGCGCTTTCGGCGATTGGATCCGAGATTGGAATCGGCGAGCTGTTCGTCAAGGACGAAGGCTTGCTGCCGACCGGAACGTTTAAAGCCCGCGGCGCAGCGGTCGGCGTCTCGCGCGCGCAAGAACTCGGTGTTTCAGCCTTTGCAATGCCGACCAACGGAAATGCCGGCGGCGCGTGGGCTGCCTACGGTGTCCTGGCCGGCATCGAAGCGTACATCGTCATGGCGAAGAACGCGCCGGCGATCAACCGCCTGGAATGCAGCATGATGGGCGCGCACCTGTGGCTGGTGGACGGCTCGATCGCCGATGCGGGCAAGATTGTGGCCAAGGCGATTGCCGAACACGGCCTGTACGATGCATCGACGTTAAAAGAACCGTACCGCATCGAGGGCAAGAAAACGCTGGGTTTCGAACTGGTCGAGCAATTCGACTGGGACGTTCCCGACGTTATTCTCTATCCTACCGGCGGCGGCGTCGGTTTGATCGGCATCTACAAGGCGCTGCGCGAGCTGCAGGCGATGGGATTGCTTGACGAGCGCATGCCGCGCTTCGTGGCGGTGCAAGCCGAAGGCTGCGCGCCGATCGTGCGCGCGTGGAAAGAGCACAAGAATGAATCCGTCCTTTGGCCGGATTCAAAGACGGTTGCTTTCGGCATCAACGTGCCCAAAGCGCTGGGCGATTTTCTCGTGCTTGAAGCGCTGTACGAAAGCGGCGGCGCCGCGATTGCGGTCAGCGACGAAAATATTCTCGCGATGCAGCGCCGTATCGGTGCGCAGGAGGGACTGTTCGTGTGTCCGGAAGGCGCGGCGACGATCGTGGCCGCGGCCGAGTTGCGCCGGCAAGGCTGGATTCAGCCCGACGACACGGTGCTGGCTATCAATACCGGCACGGGGCTGAAGTACCCCGACGTTATGGTTCCGGAGTTGCCGCTGCTGGCGCCGGACGCGACCATTGCGATCGGAAGCGATAGATAA
- a CDS encoding CocE/NonD family hydrolase — protein sequence MLSRLLMIATLIAQWAPAADPNSLADPAKLAQLMPVLARQTIESYKEPDRQTYLTNLFPAQIVAGDYDGARTSIDDLRAVLAARGVRNASLFAAPSKLYVDAKLIEAQQKVSFAQAYALAFRRTFKSLSDADAMWVADQLIGQVTSLHSWNFVANFDLHNEINSLKTKSALASDDVVTLLSLYSAAQVFNSIWDLTTPLQRQDAERRFVISEHVHIRTGDGAMISAVMVRQKAGPARRPTALIFTIYAQPPIDVLHAEYAAARGYIGITAYSRGKGDSTDPISPYEYDGRDANAVIDWIARQSWSNGSVGMYGGSYNGFTQWAAAKWHNPALKTIVPYVANNPGNGLPMENNIPLFVNYAWIYYAANNRYLDDAGYNDAHFIGLNSKWYHSGKSYSDVDAIAGVPNPWFHRWLSHPDFDAYWQSMVPYKDDFAKINIPVLTFTGYYDDGQGSAIGFLRDHYAYNPRAVHYLIIGPYDHLGTQRSHKEDVLRDYPIDPVAQIDTPAITFEWFDYVMRGRSKPAILADRINYEVMGANQWRHAPKLDAMSTSSMTFYLSNQPLSGFLALSQNKPVRPEALTETVDFADRKTLNNGDSYPFPILGKEVDFSEGYTFITDPLDHAISVNGQFSGQINAILNKRDVDFGVVLYEVTPDNKLFQLSYFIGRASYANDMSKRVLLNPREVVTIPFDRTRVVSRQLSKGSRLLLTLDVNKNAFAEINYGTGGDVSREDVKDAKTPLKISWLTDSYVNIPVSN from the coding sequence ATGCTGTCCCGCCTCTTGATGATCGCAACGCTTATCGCGCAATGGGCTCCCGCCGCAGATCCCAACTCGCTTGCGGACCCGGCAAAATTAGCACAACTGATGCCTGTTCTGGCGCGGCAAACGATCGAGTCGTACAAAGAACCCGACCGGCAAACCTATCTGACCAATCTGTTTCCGGCCCAAATCGTTGCCGGAGATTATGACGGAGCTCGCACAAGCATTGATGACTTAAGGGCCGTCCTGGCCGCGAGGGGCGTGCGCAACGCGAGTCTTTTTGCCGCGCCTTCGAAGCTCTATGTCGACGCAAAGCTCATCGAAGCACAGCAAAAAGTCTCATTCGCCCAAGCCTATGCGTTGGCGTTCCGTAGGACATTCAAATCCCTCTCGGATGCGGACGCGATGTGGGTCGCGGACCAACTCATCGGTCAGGTGACCTCTCTCCATTCCTGGAATTTTGTCGCGAATTTCGACCTGCACAATGAAATTAATTCGCTCAAGACAAAGAGCGCGCTCGCCTCGGACGACGTCGTGACGCTGCTCTCTCTGTACAGCGCGGCTCAGGTCTTCAACAGCATATGGGACCTTACGACCCCCCTGCAGCGCCAAGATGCCGAGCGTCGTTTCGTGATCTCAGAACATGTTCACATTAGGACAGGCGACGGGGCCATGATAAGCGCGGTTATGGTGCGCCAAAAGGCCGGGCCGGCCCGCCGCCCCACCGCGCTGATTTTCACAATTTATGCGCAGCCCCCAATTGATGTGCTGCACGCCGAATACGCTGCCGCGCGCGGCTACATCGGCATCACCGCCTATAGCAGGGGCAAGGGTGACAGCACCGATCCTATCTCTCCTTACGAATACGATGGGCGCGACGCCAACGCGGTGATTGATTGGATCGCAAGGCAGTCCTGGAGTAATGGCAGCGTCGGCATGTACGGCGGAAGCTACAACGGTTTCACCCAGTGGGCCGCTGCGAAATGGCATAACCCCGCTCTGAAAACAATCGTGCCCTACGTGGCAAACAATCCCGGCAACGGATTGCCGATGGAAAACAATATTCCGCTGTTTGTCAACTACGCTTGGATCTATTATGCCGCAAATAACCGGTACCTCGACGACGCCGGCTACAACGATGCGCATTTTATCGGCCTGAATTCAAAGTGGTATCATTCGGGAAAATCATATAGTGATGTTGATGCTATTGCCGGCGTTCCGAATCCGTGGTTTCACCGCTGGCTGAGTCACCCGGATTTCGACGCCTACTGGCAATCGATGGTCCCGTATAAGGACGATTTTGCAAAGATCAACATTCCCGTCTTGACATTTACGGGATACTACGACGACGGGCAGGGCTCGGCTATTGGATTCCTCCGCGACCACTATGCCTATAATCCCCGGGCCGTGCACTACCTGATTATTGGGCCCTACGATCACCTCGGCACGCAGCGTTCTCACAAAGAGGACGTCTTGAGAGACTATCCGATCGATCCCGTGGCTCAAATCGATACGCCGGCAATTACCTTTGAGTGGTTTGACTATGTCATGCGGGGGCGCAGCAAACCGGCCATCCTCGCAGATCGGATCAACTACGAAGTGATGGGCGCAAATCAGTGGCGGCACGCGCCGAAACTAGACGCCATGAGCACTTCGTCGATGACATTCTATCTCAGCAACCAGCCTCTGTCGGGGTTTCTTGCCTTGTCGCAAAATAAACCCGTGCGACCTGAAGCGCTCACCGAAACGGTGGATTTTGCGGACAGGAAAACGCTGAACAATGGTGATTCGTATCCATTTCCAATCCTCGGAAAAGAAGTGGACTTCTCCGAGGGTTATACGTTTATCACGGACCCGCTCGATCATGCGATTTCCGTGAATGGGCAGTTCAGCGGACAGATCAACGCAATTCTTAATAAGCGTGACGTCGACTTTGGCGTTGTCTTGTACGAGGTAACGCCTGACAATAAGCTCTTTCAGCTCTCGTACTTCATCGGGCGCGCGAGCTACGCTAACGATATGAGCAAGCGTGTCTTGCTAAATCCCCGAGAGGTCGTCACCATTCCATTCGATCGAACTCGTGTCGTCAGCCGGCAACTGAGCAAGGGAAGCCGCCTACTGCTGACGCTTGATGTTAACAAAAATGCTTTTGCCGAGATAAACTACGGGACCGGCGGTGACGTAAGCCGTGAGGATGTCAAGGATGCGAAGACGCCGCTGAAAATCAGCTGGCTCACGGATAGCTATGTGAACATCCCTGTCTCCAACTAG